From Bos taurus isolate L1 Dominette 01449 registration number 42190680 breed Hereford chromosome 29, ARS-UCD2.0, whole genome shotgun sequence, a single genomic window includes:
- the OR8B1AI gene encoding olfactory receptor family 8 subfamily B member 1AI — protein MAPGNDSFTTQFILVGLTDQSVLQLPLFFLFLVMYMVTVMGNLSLIILIGLSSHLHTPMYFFLFNLSFIDLCYSTVFTLKMLINIISKKKIISYMGCMTQLYFFTFFGISECYVPTSMAYDRYVAICNPLLYKIAMSPKVCSSFMLGSYLMAFLDAMILIGGMLRLNFCDANTINHYLCDTYPLLQLSCTSTYILELEVIIVSGINIILPSLTIFVSDGLILSNILHISSTEGRSKAFRTCSSHIIAVSLFFGSSAFVYLKPSSMPMNKGKVLSVFYTNVVPMMNPLIYSLRNKDVKLALRKVLRMVKF, from the coding sequence ATGGCTCCAGGGAATGACTCTTTCACAACTCAGTTCATTTTAGTGGGATTAACAGACCAATCAGTTCTTCAGCTCCCCCTGTTTTTCCTGTTTCTAGTAATGTATATGGTCACTGTGATGGGAAATTTGAGCTTGATCATCCTAATTGGGCTGAGTTCACATCTGCACACCCCTATGtactttttcctctttaatttgtCCTTCATAGatctctgttattctactgttttcACACTTAAAATGCTGATTAACATCATATCAAAGAAGAAGATTATCTCTTACATGGGGTGCATGACTCAgctttacttcttcacttttttTGGTATTTCTGAATGCTATGTGCCGACAtcaatggcctatgaccgctatgtggccatctgtaaccCACTCTTGTATAAAATTGCCATGTCCCCTAAAGTGTGTTCCAGCTTTATGCTTGGTTCCTACTTGATGGCATTTTTGGATGCCATGATTCTTATTGGAGGCATGCTGAGACTGAACTTCTGTGATGCAAACACCATCAACCATTATTTGTGTGATACCTACCCTCTGCTCCAGCTTTCCTGCACAAGTACCTACATCCTTGAGCTGGAAGTTATCATTGTGTCAGGCATCAACATCATTCTGCCCAGTCTCACCATCTTTGTCTCTGATGGCCTCATCCTCTCCAACATCCTTCACATCAGCTCCACAGAGGGCAGGTCTAAAGCCTTCAGGACCTGCAGTTCCCACATTATTGCTGTTTCTCTGTTCTTTGGATCAAGTGCATTTGTGTATCTCAAACCATCTTCTATGCCCATGAATAAAGGAAAAGTCTTATCTGTCTTTTACACCAATGTGGTTCCCATGATGAATCCCTTAATTTACAGCTTAAGGAACAAAGATGTTAAACTTGCTCTGAGAAAAGTCCTGAGGATGGTGAAGTTTTGA